In a genomic window of Apteryx mantelli isolate bAptMan1 chromosome 2, bAptMan1.hap1, whole genome shotgun sequence:
- the ACBD7 gene encoding acyl-CoA-binding domain-containing protein 7 → MTLQADFDGAAEEVKKLKTRPTDDELKDLYGFYKQATVGDINIEYPGVLDLKGKAKWEAWNLKKGLSKEDAMNAYISKAKAMVEKYGI, encoded by the exons gCTGACTTTGATGGTGCTGCAGAAGAggtgaaaaaattaaaaacaagaccAACTGATGATGAACTGAAGGATCTATATGGATTCTACAAACAGGCTACTGTTGGAGACATTAATATTG AATATCCAGGAGTGCTAGATTTGAAAGGCAAAGCCAAATGGGAAGCATGGAACCTGAAAAAAG GTTTATCAAAGGAGGACGCCATGAATGCCTATATTTCTAAAGCAAAAGCAATGGTAGAGAAATATGGGATCTAG
- the OLAH gene encoding S-acyl fatty acid synthase thioesterase, medium chain encodes MEKVVACSYKRTNALCRLICFPWAGGGASQLAQWGRLFGSSIEVHSVRLPGRESRSKEPFAQDMTTVVNEITSVLLKDLQEKPFAFFGHSFGSYISFAVALHLKEKYGLEPIHLFISGAHAPHSEAFLPIKRLHDVDDEDITAHIKILGGIPSELLQNEDIRKHLILTLREDLRVLQTFSFEKAERNIPLSCDITCFDGSEDIAHDLEAWDDVTSGDVSIYKLPGGHFYLLEPSNEIFLTKHITRCIENADL; translated from the exons ATGGAGAAAGTGGTTGCTTGTTCATATAAAAGGACAAATGCTCTTTGTAGGCTGATTTGCTTTCCCTGGGCTGGAGGTGGAGCTTCTCAACTTGCTCAATGGGGCAGACTCTTCGGCAGTTCAATAGAAG TGCACTCTGTAAGGCTTCCTGGAAGAGAATCTCGTTCTAAGGAGCCTTTTGCACAAGACATGACAACTGTAGTTAATGAAATTACAAGTGTATTGTTAAAAGATCTGCAAGAAAAACCATTTGCATTTTTTGGTCACag TTTTGGATCATATATTAGTTTTGCAGTTGCGCTacacttgaaagaaaaatatggaCTAGAGCCGATCCACCTTTTTATATCAGGGGCACATGCCCCGCAT tctgaagcttttCTTCCCATCAAAAGACTACATGATGTAGATGATGAAGACATTACTGCACATATAAAAATTTTAGGAGGAATTCCTTCTGAGCTGCTGCAAAATGAAGACATCAGGAAACATCTGATTCTTACTTTAAGGGAAGATCTTAGAGTTCTTCAGACATTTTC TTTTGAGAAGGCAGAAAGGAATATTCCCCTCTCCTGTGATATTACCTGCTTTGATGGGTCTGAAGATATAGCACATGATTTAGAAG CCTGGGATGATGTAACAAGTGGAGATGTTTCCATTTACAAGCTTCCCGGAGGTCACTTTTATCTGCTGGAACCTTCTAATGAGATTTTTTTGACCAAACACATAACAAGATGTATAGAAAATGCTGATCTATGA